The following are encoded together in the Balaenoptera acutorostrata chromosome 9, mBalAcu1.1, whole genome shotgun sequence genome:
- the VWCE gene encoding von Willebrand factor C and EGF domain-containing protein isoform X4 — MGSGHCTLPLCSFGCGSGICIAPNVCSCQDGEQGPTCPEAHGPCGEYGCDLTCNHGGCQEVARVCPVGFSMTETAIGIRCTDIDECLSSSCEGHCVNTEGGFVCECGPGMQLSADRHSCQDTDECLGTPCQQRCKNSIGSYRCSCRTGFHLHGNRHSCVDVNECRRPLERRVCHHSCHNTVGSFLCTCQPGFRLRADRVSCEAFPKAVLAPSAILQPLQHPPKMLLLLPEAGRPALSPGHSPPSGAPGPPTGVRTTRLPSPTPALPTASASALMQRLSTPVATPVPSPSLLGTLRPPSQIQEKVVVTPSLPRGPEATQLAPGPSACWHLGAMHESGSRWTEPGCSQCWCEDGEVTCEKVTCEAACSHPVPSGDGGCCPLCTGCFHSGVIRAEGDVFSPPNQNCTVCVCLAGNVSCISPECPPGPCQASPKSDCCTCVPVRCYFHGRWYADGAVFSGGGDECTTCVCQNGEVECSFTPCPELDCPREEWWLGPGQCCFTCREPAPMTGCSLDDNGVEFPVGQIWSPGDPCELCICQADGSVSCKRTDCVDSCPHPIRIPGQCCPDCSAGCTYTGRIFYNNQTFASVLDPCLSCICLLGSVACSPVDCPITCSYPFHPDGECCPVCRDCNYEGRKVGNGQVFTLDDEPCTQCICQLGEVSCEKMPCQQACSDPSTPPRDCCFSCPDSLEESRGLSPRGDVEFSKVARTPRGDPEALLNCSSCPGPPAVSPQRPVLQLLQLLLRTNLSNMQTIPEPPLYLRPLPGLPGHLLLLQSPHPQPPGPTPHPDSLLCLPPSGVEPQPFPRWAPAPQRPPSLSSGLADCLQPPPDSLQPLQPQPALAPRSPPWGPHRRRSPQCKQASVSGPCPGDARQRRLCQRPWELAGRLWGPVRLLTPSGPLAGMQNPQGPM; from the exons ACATCGATGAATGTTTAAGCTCCTCTTGTGAGGGCCACTGCGTGAACACGGAAGGCGGGTTCGTGTGCGAGTGTGGGCCAGGCATGCAGCTGTCTGCTGACCGCCACAGCTGCCAAG ACACTGATGAATGCCTTGGGACCCCCTGCCAGCAGAGATGTAAAAACAGCATTGGCAGCTACAGGTGTTCCTGTAGAACTGGCTTCCATCTCCACGGCAACCGGCACTCCTGTGTAG ATGTAAACGAGTGTCGGAGGCCACTGGAGAGGCGGGTCTGTCACCATTCTTGCCATAACACCGTGGGCAGCTTCCTGTGCACCTGCCAACCTGGCTTCAGGCTCCGAGCTGACCGAGTGTCGTGTGAAG CTTTCCCCAAAGCCGTGCTGGCCCCATCTGCCATCCTGCAGCCCCTGCAGCACCCCCCTAAGATGCTACTGCTGCTTCCAGAGGCAGGCCGGCCCGCCCTCTCCCCAGGGCACAGCCCTCCTTCTGGGGCTCCAGGACCCCCAACTGGAGTCAGGACCACACGACTGCCATCTCCCACACCTGCACTGCCCACGGCCTCCGCTTCTGCCCTGATGCAGCGGCTGTCCACCCCAGTGGCCACCCCAGTGCCTAGTCCCTCTCTGTTGGGGACCCTCAGACCTCCCTCACAAATCCAGGAGAAGGTGGTGGTGACCCCTTCCTTGCCCAGGggccctgaggccacacagctggcaCCAGGGCCCTCTGCCTGTTGGCACCTGGGAGCCATGCATGAGTCCGGGAGCCGCTGGACAGAGCCTGGCTGTTCCCAGTGCTGGTGCGAG GATGGGGAGGTGACCTGTGAAAAGGTGACGTGTGAAGCTGCTTGTTCTCACCCGGTTCCCTCCGGAGATGGGGGATGCTGCCCATTGTGTACAG GCTGTTTTCACAGTGGCGTCATCCGGGCTGAAGGGGACGTGTTTTCACCTCCCAACCAGAACTGCactgtctgtgtctgtctg GCTGGAAATGTGTCCTGCATCTCCCCCGAGTGTCCTCCCGGCCCCTGTCAGGCCTCCCCGAAGTCGGATTGCTGTACTTGTGTGCCAG TGAGATGCTATTTCCATGGCCGGTGGTATGCAGATGGGGCTGTGTTCAGTGGTGGTGGTGACGAGTGTACCACCTGTGTCTGCCAG AATGGGGAGGTGGAATGTTCCTTCACACCATGTCCAGAACTGGATTGCCCCCGCGAGGAGTggtggctgggccctgggcagtgCTGCTTCACCTGCAGGGAACCCGCACCCATGACAG GCTGCTCTCTGGATGACAACGGGGTTGAGTTTCCGGTTGGACAGATCTGGTCTCCTGGTGATCCCTGTGAGTTATGCATCTGCCAG GCAGATGGTTCAGTGAGCTGCAAGAGGACAGACTGTGTGGACTCCTGCCCTCACCCGATTCGGATCCCCGGACAGTGCTGCCCCGACTGTTCGGCAG GCTGCACCTACACAGGTAGAATCTTCTACAATAACCAGACCTTCGCGTCCGTGCTGGACCCGTGTCTGAGCTGCATCTGCCTG CTGGGCTCGGTGGCCTGCTCGCCTGTGGACTGCCCCATCACCTGCTCCTACCCTTTCCACCCTGACGGGGAGTGCTGTCCAGTGTGCCGAG ACTGCAACTACgaggggaggaaggtggggaaCGGCCAGGTGTTCACCTTGGACGATGAGCCCTGTACCCAGTGCATATGCCAG CTGGGAGAGGTGAGCTGCGAGAAGATGCCCTGCCAGCAGGCCTGCTCGGACCCCTCCACGCCCCCCAGGGACTGCTGCTTCTCCTGTCCAG ATTCCCTGGAAGAAAGCCGGGGTCTCTCCCCTCGTGGAGACGTTGAGTTCAGCAAAGTGGCCCGGACCCCCCGTGGAGACCCCGAGGCCCTGCTCAACTGCAGCTCCTGCCCGGGGCCCCCAGCGGTGTCGCCTCAGAGGCCAGTGCTCcagctcctccagctcctcctgaGAACGAACCTGTCCAACATGCAGACTATACCC GAGCCTCCTCTCTACCTCCGGCCTCTCCCGGGGCTCCCGGGCCACCTCCTGTTACTCCAGAGCCCTCATCCTCAGCCTCCGGGGCCCACACCGCATCCAGACAGCCTTCTCTGCCTGCCACCATCTGGCGTAGAGCCTCAGCCCTTTCCACGATGGGCCCCAGCCCCTCAGAGGCCCCCGTCGCTATCCTCAGGCCTCGCAGACTGTCTCCAGCCACCTCCAGACTCTCTGCAGCCCTTGCAGCCACAGCCAGCCCTGGCCCCCAGGAGCCCACCATGGGGCCCTCACCGGAGGAGGAGTCCACAGTGTAAGCAGGCCTCCGTTTCAGGGCCGTGCCCGGGAGACGCCAGACAGAGAAGACTCTGCCAGAGGCCCTGGGAGCTTGCAGGGCGGCTCTGGGGGCCGGTGAGGCTGCTGACTCCTTCAGGACCCCTGGCGGGGATGCAAAACCCTCAGGGCCCGATGTAG
- the LOC103015735 gene encoding pepsin A-like encodes MKWLLLLSLVALSECTTYKVSLTRKKSLRQNLIENGKLKDFLQNHQYNIGSKYFPSEATTLMSDEPLQNYLDMEYFGTIGIGTPPQDFTVIFDTGSSNLWVPSIYCFSYACTNHHRFNPQESSTFQGTSKTLSIAYGTGSMTGILGYDTVQVGGISDTNQIFGLSETEPGSFLYYAPFDGILGLAYPSISSSGATPVFDNMWNQGLVSQDLFSVYLSKDDESGSVVQFGGIDSSYYTGTLNWVPISVEGYWQITVDSITMGGEPIACSSGCQAIVDTGTSLLAGPTNAIANIQSYIGASETSYGSMAISCSSINSLPDIVFTINGIQYPVPPTAYILQSQGSCSSGFQGMNIPTASGELWILGDIFIRQYYTVFDRANNQVGLAPVA; translated from the exons ATGAAGTGGCTGCTCCTTCTTTCCTTGGTGGCGCTCTCCGAGTGCACCACCTACAA GGTCTCGCTCACCAGAAAGAAGTCCTTGAGGCAGAACCTGATCGAGAATGGCAAGCTGAAGGACTTTCTGCAGAATCACCAATACAACATAGGCAGCAAGTACTTTCCCTCGGAGGCCACCACCTTGATGTCCGACGAGCCCCTTCAGAACTACCTAGAT ATGGAGTACTTCGGCACCATTGGCATCGGAACCCCCCCCCAGGATTTCACCGTCATCTTTGACACCGGCTCCTCCAACCTGTGGGTGCCCTCCATCTACTGCTTCAGTTATGCCTGCA CCAATCACCACCGCTTCAACCCGCAGGAGTCCTCCACCTTCCAGGGCACCAGCAAGACGCTCTCCATCGCCTACGGCACCGGCAGCATGACAGGCATCCTTGGATACGACACAGTCCAG GTTGGAGGCATCTCCGACACCAACCAGATCTTTGGCCTGAGTGAGACAGAGCCCGGCTCCTTCCTGTACTACGCTCCCTTCGACGGCATCCTGGGTCTGGCCTACCCCAGCATCTCCTCCTCCGGGGCCACCCCTGTTTTTGACAACATGTGGAACCAGGGTCTGGTTTCCCAAGACCTCTTCTCCGTCTACCTGAGCAA AGATGATGAGAGCGGCAGCGTGGTGCAGTTTGGTGGCATCGATTCTTCTTACTACACGGGAACCCTGAACTGGGTGCCTATTTCTGTTGAGGGTTATTGGCAGATCACCGTGGACAG CATCACCATGGGTGGAGAGCCCATCGCTTGCAGCAGTGGCTGCCAGGCCATCGTTGACACCGGTACCTCTCTGCTGGCCGGCCCAACCAATGCCATTGCCAACATCCAGAGCTACATTGGAGCCAGTGAGACTTCCTACGGCAGT ATGGCGATCAGCTGCTCCAGCATCAACAGCCTGCCCGACATCGTCTTCACAATCAACGGCATCCAGTACCCTGTTCCCCCCACGGCCTACATCCTGCAG AGCCAGGGAAGCTGCTCCAGCGGATTCCAGGGCATGAACATCCCCACCGCCTCCGGAGAGCTCTGGATCCTGGGTGACATCTTCATCCGCCAGTACTACACCGTCTTTGACAGGGCCAACAACCAGGTCGGCCTGGCTCCCGTGGCCTGA